A part of Aquibium oceanicum genomic DNA contains:
- a CDS encoding RNA-binding protein: MAERTCIVTRRAGEPEGLIRFVAGPDMSVVPDLKRNLPGRGCWVTAERARVEEAARKNLFRRALKAEVNVDRDLAGLVDGLLTKSLLGALGLARKAGAVALGAAKTDAAIRSGKALVVLHAREAAEDGIRKLSQARTATVHLGGPDIQAYKLLSEAEMGLAFGATNVIHAAVLAQDAGKAAFRRVVALDRYRGGSPDGRAAIDGPPAQTAPNKDTE; encoded by the coding sequence ATGGCCGAACGCACATGCATCGTGACGCGCCGGGCGGGCGAGCCGGAAGGCCTGATCCGCTTCGTCGCGGGTCCCGACATGTCGGTCGTGCCGGACCTGAAGAGGAACCTGCCGGGACGCGGATGCTGGGTCACCGCTGAGCGGGCCCGCGTCGAGGAAGCGGCTCGCAAGAACCTCTTCCGGCGCGCGCTCAAGGCGGAGGTGAACGTCGACCGGGACCTCGCGGGGCTGGTCGACGGGCTGCTGACGAAATCCCTGCTGGGGGCGCTCGGGCTTGCGCGCAAGGCCGGTGCCGTGGCATTGGGCGCAGCCAAGACGGATGCCGCCATCCGCTCCGGGAAGGCTCTCGTCGTTCTTCATGCCAGGGAAGCGGCCGAGGACGGCATTCGCAAGCTCTCCCAGGCACGCACGGCGACCGTCCATCTGGGCGGTCCGGATATCCAGGCCTACAAACTCCTTTCGGAGGCCGAAATGGGTTTGGCATTCGGGGCCACAAATGTGATACATGCTGCCGTGCTCGCGCAGGACGCGGGCAAGGCGGCTTTCAGGCGCGTGGTTGCGCTTGACCGTTACCGGGGCGGCTCCCCGGATGGCCGGGCGGCAATTGACGGCCCGCCGGCACAGACGGCGCCTAACAAGGATACGGAATGA
- the nusA gene encoding transcription termination factor NusA, with translation MAVSANRLELLQIADAVAREKSIDKGIVIAAMADAIQKAARSRYGQETNIRADINPTTGEMKLQRLMEVVEEVEEFGRQISLRDARDRNPDAQVGDFIAEQLPPMDFGRIAAQSAKQVIVQKVREAERDRQYDEYKDRIGEIINGTVKRVEYGNVIVDLGRGEAIIRRDELIPRENYKYGDRVRAYVYDVRREQRGPQIFLSRTHPQFMAKLFQMEVPEIYDGIIEIKSVARDPGSRAKIAVISRDSSIDPVGACVGMRGSRVQAVVGELQGEKIDIIPWSHDAASFIVNALQPAEVAKVVLDEDAERIEVVVPDDQLSLAIGRRGQNVRLASQLTGWDIDILTEQEESERRQKEFVERSNLFMDALNVDEMVGQVLASEGFTSVEEVAYVDADEIASIDGFDEDTASEIQARAREYLERIEAEHDAKRRELGVEDELREVPGVTTAMMVTLGEDGVKTVEDFAGYAVDDIVGWKERKDGETKMFPGVLSEHGVSRADAEQMVLAARLKAGWITEDDLAGDADEAELEEQPAEA, from the coding sequence ATGGCAGTCAGTGCAAACCGGCTGGAGCTTCTGCAGATCGCGGACGCCGTGGCCCGCGAGAAATCGATCGACAAGGGCATCGTCATCGCGGCGATGGCCGACGCGATCCAGAAGGCGGCGCGCTCGCGCTACGGTCAGGAGACCAACATCCGCGCCGACATCAACCCGACCACGGGCGAGATGAAGCTGCAGCGCCTGATGGAGGTGGTCGAGGAGGTCGAGGAGTTCGGCCGGCAGATCTCGCTGCGCGACGCGCGCGACCGCAACCCGGACGCACAGGTCGGCGACTTCATCGCCGAGCAGCTGCCGCCGATGGATTTCGGCCGCATCGCGGCGCAGTCGGCCAAGCAGGTGATCGTGCAGAAGGTGCGCGAGGCCGAGCGCGACCGGCAGTACGACGAGTACAAGGACCGCATCGGCGAGATCATCAACGGCACGGTCAAGCGCGTCGAATACGGCAACGTGATCGTCGATCTCGGCCGCGGCGAGGCGATCATCCGCCGCGACGAGCTGATCCCGCGCGAGAACTACAAGTATGGCGACCGCGTGCGCGCCTATGTCTACGACGTGCGCCGCGAGCAGCGCGGTCCGCAGATCTTTCTCTCGCGCACGCATCCGCAGTTCATGGCCAAGCTGTTCCAGATGGAAGTGCCGGAAATTTACGACGGCATCATCGAGATCAAGTCGGTCGCCCGCGACCCGGGTTCGCGCGCCAAGATCGCGGTGATCTCGCGCGACTCGTCGATCGATCCGGTCGGCGCGTGCGTGGGCATGCGCGGCAGCCGCGTGCAGGCGGTTGTCGGCGAATTGCAGGGCGAGAAGATTGACATCATCCCGTGGTCGCACGACGCGGCCTCCTTCATCGTCAACGCGCTGCAGCCGGCCGAAGTCGCCAAGGTGGTGCTCGACGAGGATGCCGAACGTATTGAAGTCGTCGTTCCCGATGACCAACTGTCACTTGCGATCGGCCGGCGCGGACAGAACGTGCGCCTGGCCTCGCAGCTGACGGGCTGGGACATCGACATCCTCACCGAGCAGGAGGAGAGCGAGCGCCGTCAGAAGGAGTTCGTGGAACGCTCCAACCTGTTCATGGATGCCCTGAACGTCGACGAGATGGTCGGTCAGGTCCTGGCGTCCGAAGGTTTCACCTCCGTGGAGGAAGTCGCCTACGTCGACGCCGACGAGATCGCGTCGATCGACGGGTTCGACGAGGACACGGCGTCGGAGATCCAGGCACGCGCGCGGGAATATCTCGAGCGCATCGAGGCCGAGCACGACGCCAAGCGGCGCGAGCTGGGCGTCGAGGACGAGCTGCGTGAGGTGCCCGGCGTGACCACCGCCATGATGGTGACGCTCGGCGAAGACGGCGTGAAGACGGTCGAGGACTTCGCCGGCTACGCGGTCGACGACATCGTCGGCTGGAAGGAGCGCAAGGACGGCGAGACCAAGATGTTCCCCGGCGTGCTTTCGGAGCACGGGGTGAGCCGCGCCGACGCCGAGCAGATGGTGCTCGCCGCTCGCCTGAAGGCGGGCTGGATCACCGAGGACGACCTCGCGGGGGATGCCGACGAGGCCGAACTGGAAGAACAGCCGGCCGAAGCCTGA
- the rimP gene encoding ribosome maturation factor RimP, producing MTDQTTEADDRIIRETGTDQRVALLIQPLLRSMGYRLVRVRLSGQNGLTLQIMAERLDGTMTVEDCEEVSRAVSPLLDVEDVIDKAYHLEVSSPGIDRPLVRKSDFSHWAGHLAKLETSMPVAEKKRFRGKIAEANDTEVVIERDQASYGDELVVRIPFDLISEARLVLTDDLVREALQKDKKARQERKKRRGEEPDGEDEQQTQD from the coding sequence ATGACGGACCAGACGACCGAGGCGGACGACCGCATCATCCGCGAAACCGGAACCGACCAGCGCGTGGCACTGCTCATCCAGCCGCTGCTGCGCTCGATGGGATACCGGCTGGTGCGGGTGCGGCTGTCGGGACAGAACGGGCTCACCCTGCAGATCATGGCCGAGCGCCTCGACGGCACGATGACGGTCGAGGACTGCGAGGAGGTGAGCCGCGCCGTGTCGCCGCTGCTCGACGTCGAGGACGTGATCGACAAGGCCTATCACCTGGAGGTCTCCTCGCCCGGCATCGACCGGCCGCTGGTGCGCAAGAGCGACTTCAGCCACTGGGCCGGGCACCTGGCCAAGCTGGAGACCTCGATGCCGGTGGCCGAGAAGAAGCGGTTCCGCGGCAAGATCGCCGAGGCGAACGACACCGAGGTGGTGATCGAGCGCGACCAGGCGAGCTACGGCGACGAGCTGGTGGTGCGCATCCCGTTCGATCTCATCTCGGAGGCAAGGCTGGTGCTGACGGACGACCTCGTGCGCGAGGCGCTCCAGAAGGACAAGAAGGCGCGCCAGGAACGCAAGAAACGCCGCGGCGAAGAGCCGGACGGCGAGGACGAACAACAAACGCAGGACTGA
- the irrA gene encoding iron response transcriptional regulator IrrA: MAGIVGRVREAGLRPTRQRVALADMLFAKGDRHISAEELHEEAVQAGVPVSLATVYNTLHQFTEAGMLRILAVEGAKTYFDTNTSDHHHFYVEGANTVIDIANGPVTVHNLPEPPEGMEIVNVDIVVRLRPKTAR, encoded by the coding sequence ATGGCAGGCATCGTCGGCAGGGTGCGCGAGGCGGGTCTGCGCCCGACCCGGCAGCGCGTCGCGCTGGCGGACATGCTCTTCGCCAAGGGCGACCGTCACATCTCCGCCGAGGAGCTGCACGAGGAAGCCGTGCAGGCAGGCGTCCCCGTGTCGCTGGCCACCGTCTACAACACGCTGCACCAGTTCACCGAGGCCGGCATGCTGCGCATCCTGGCCGTCGAGGGCGCCAAGACCTATTTCGACACCAACACCTCCGACCACCACCATTTCTACGTCGAGGGCGCCAACACCGTGATCGATATCGCCAACGGCCCGGTCACCGTGCACAACCTGCCCGAGCCGCCCGAGGGCATGGAGATCGTCAACGTCGACATCGTTGTGCGCCTGCGCCCCAAGACCGCGCGCTGA
- a CDS encoding SH3 domain-containing protein, protein MAAAPLALAAALLLSPQGAPPAHAAAGAEPVTLGPSGLPLPRFVSLKASKVNLRIGPGLNYSVDWMYLKSGLPMEIVQEYDTWRRVRDAEGAEGWINQSLLSGKRTALAAPWQQGKQIEIPLLAKPQEDARVVAKLQPGVMGTVKACDGKWCRMSFAGYDGWIEQSLVWGVYPGETVED, encoded by the coding sequence ATGGCCGCCGCCCCGCTGGCGCTGGCCGCTGCACTTCTCCTCAGCCCCCAGGGCGCGCCGCCGGCCCATGCGGCGGCCGGCGCCGAGCCGGTGACGCTCGGCCCCAGCGGCCTGCCGCTGCCGCGCTTCGTCAGCCTCAAGGCCAGCAAGGTGAACCTGAGGATCGGGCCGGGGCTGAACTACTCGGTCGACTGGATGTACCTGAAGTCGGGCCTGCCGATGGAGATCGTGCAGGAATACGACACCTGGCGCCGCGTGCGCGACGCCGAGGGCGCGGAGGGCTGGATCAACCAGTCGCTGCTTTCGGGCAAGCGCACCGCGCTGGCCGCGCCCTGGCAGCAGGGCAAGCAGATCGAGATCCCGCTGCTGGCCAAGCCGCAGGAGGACGCGCGCGTGGTGGCCAAGCTGCAGCCGGGCGTGATGGGCACGGTGAAGGCCTGCGACGGCAAATGGTGCCGCATGAGCTTCGCCGGCTACGACGGCTGGATCGAGCAGTCGCTGGTGTGGGGGGTCTATCCGGGCGAGACTGTCGAGGACTGA
- a CDS encoding 2-hydroxyacid dehydrogenase, whose translation MAGKKKPLVVITRKLPDPVETRMRELFDARLVVDDRPMTQPELVAAVRQADVIVPTITDRIDAALIEQAGPNLKLIANFGNGVEHIDVDAAAKKGITVTNTPNVLTEDTADMTMGLILTVPRRLIEGAGMLTKEGGKWSGWSPTWMLGRRIWGKRLGIVGMGRIGTAVARRAKAFGLSIHYHNRKRVAPAIEDQLEATWWESLDQMLARMDIISVNCPSTPATFHLLSARRLALMQPSAYVVNTARGDIIDEAALIQMVQDGRLAGAGLDVFEHEPAINPKLVKLAAQGKIVLLPHMGSATIEGRVDMGDKVIINIRVWADGHRPPDRVLPHRG comes from the coding sequence ATGGCGGGCAAGAAGAAGCCTCTCGTCGTCATCACGCGCAAGCTGCCCGACCCGGTCGAGACGCGCATGCGCGAGCTGTTCGACGCCCGGCTCGTCGTCGACGACCGTCCCATGACCCAGCCCGAGCTCGTCGCAGCCGTGCGGCAGGCCGACGTCATCGTGCCCACCATCACCGACCGCATCGACGCCGCGCTCATCGAGCAGGCCGGGCCGAACCTCAAGCTCATCGCCAATTTCGGCAATGGCGTCGAGCACATCGACGTCGACGCCGCGGCGAAGAAGGGCATCACCGTCACCAACACGCCCAACGTCCTCACCGAGGACACGGCCGACATGACCATGGGCCTGATCCTCACCGTGCCGCGCCGGCTGATCGAGGGTGCGGGCATGCTCACCAAGGAAGGCGGCAAGTGGTCCGGCTGGTCGCCCACCTGGATGCTCGGCCGCCGCATCTGGGGCAAGCGGCTCGGCATCGTCGGCATGGGCCGCATCGGCACCGCGGTGGCGCGCCGCGCCAAGGCCTTCGGCCTGTCGATCCACTATCACAACCGCAAGCGCGTGGCCCCCGCCATCGAGGACCAGCTGGAGGCGACCTGGTGGGAAAGCCTCGACCAGATGCTCGCCCGCATGGACATCATCTCGGTCAACTGCCCCTCCACCCCGGCCACCTTCCACCTCCTGTCGGCGCGCCGGCTGGCGCTGATGCAGCCCTCGGCCTACGTCGTCAACACCGCGCGCGGCGACATCATCGACGAGGCGGCGCTGATCCAGATGGTCCAGGACGGTCGCCTCGCCGGCGCCGGGCTGGACGTCTTCGAGCACGAGCCGGCGATCAACCCCAAGCTGGTAAAACTCGCCGCCCAGGGCAAGATCGTGCTGCTCCCCCACATGGGCTCCGCCACCATCGAGGGCCGCGTCGACATGGGCGACAAGGTCATCATCAACATCCGCGTCTGGGCCGATGGGCATCGGCCCCCGGACAGGGTTCTGCCGCACAGGGGGTGA
- a CDS encoding TRAP transporter large permease, translating to MAVILFVAFFGLLLIGMPVAFALAIATGAAISLGSSYPQIVVVKEMFSGLDSFPLMAVPFFILAAELMTGGAMTQVLLRFASQFVGHYRGGLGYANVLSSTMFAGISGSALADAAGPGAMMIRMMEKGGYDKSYASALTVSSAVVGPIIPPSIIMILYAMQDSRVSVGALFMAGIIPGLLISLSMAAVNWHVSRKRGYKGGDPRPPWREMARTTLRAVPALMMIVIIVGGIRTGVFTPTEASVVGVFYALLCGMFVYRSLRLRDLPGILLRSALISVAILLILAAARAFAWIIIIEGIPQSIAGTIGAWDLSPIVFLLAVNLLLIAFGLFMDPLPGVLILVPILSPIAHTLGIDPIHFAIVVIVNLTVGLVTPPVGALLFVVSSVVKVRVSEIIRNMPYFLVAYAAILLLLTFVPAISTWLPRISGY from the coding sequence ATGGCAGTAATCCTGTTCGTCGCGTTCTTCGGTCTACTTCTGATCGGCATGCCGGTCGCCTTCGCGCTCGCCATCGCCACCGGAGCCGCGATCAGTCTCGGCAGCAGCTATCCCCAGATCGTCGTCGTCAAGGAGATGTTCTCCGGTCTCGACAGCTTCCCCCTGATGGCTGTCCCCTTCTTCATACTTGCCGCCGAACTCATGACCGGAGGCGCGATGACGCAGGTGCTGCTGCGCTTTGCCTCCCAATTCGTCGGCCACTATCGCGGAGGCCTCGGCTACGCGAACGTGTTATCGTCGACGATGTTCGCAGGCATCTCCGGCTCTGCACTGGCAGACGCGGCCGGCCCCGGCGCCATGATGATCCGGATGATGGAAAAGGGGGGCTACGACAAGAGCTATGCCAGCGCGCTGACGGTCTCCAGCGCCGTGGTGGGACCGATCATCCCGCCTTCGATCATCATGATCCTCTATGCCATGCAGGACAGTCGTGTCTCCGTGGGAGCGCTCTTCATGGCAGGAATAATTCCGGGCTTGCTCATTTCGCTCTCGATGGCAGCCGTGAACTGGCACGTGAGCCGGAAGCGTGGCTACAAAGGAGGCGATCCGCGCCCGCCATGGCGCGAGATGGCACGGACGACACTTCGGGCCGTTCCGGCTTTGATGATGATCGTCATCATCGTCGGCGGCATTCGCACCGGCGTCTTCACCCCGACGGAAGCTTCCGTCGTCGGCGTCTTCTATGCGCTGCTCTGCGGGATGTTCGTCTACCGGTCGCTGCGTCTGCGCGACCTGCCCGGGATCCTTCTTCGCTCGGCACTGATTTCCGTGGCGATCCTGCTCATCCTGGCGGCAGCGCGCGCCTTTGCATGGATCATCATCATCGAAGGCATACCGCAAAGCATCGCCGGCACGATCGGGGCCTGGGACCTGAGCCCCATCGTCTTCCTCCTTGCCGTCAACCTGCTGCTGATCGCGTTCGGCTTGTTCATGGACCCGCTGCCGGGTGTCCTCATTCTGGTGCCGATCCTCAGCCCCATAGCCCATACTCTCGGCATCGATCCGATCCACTTCGCGATCGTGGTGATCGTGAACCTGACGGTCGGGCTTGTAACCCCGCCGGTGGGCGCCCTCCTCTTCGTGGTATCTTCCGTCGTGAAGGTGCGCGTCAGCGAGATCATACGCAACATGCCGTACTTCCTCGTCGCCTACGCGGCGATCCTGCTGCTCCTCACATTCGTTCCCGCAATCTCGACCTGGCTGCCGCGTATCAGCGGATACTGA
- a CDS encoding TRAP transporter small permease, whose translation MKAFEHWFVEANKWALVLLLAAMSCIVFANVSLRFLTNFSITWSEEVARYLMIWMTFIGAGLALRFGGHVAINNFQEMLPLPAQRLTRTVVAILLLAFCVVMVWMGYDYLSRMRFQVTPATRVSFSYIYAAMPIGFILLIVHLLLVAKSYVLESRLETLDDPQDDALRLD comes from the coding sequence TTGAAGGCGTTCGAGCATTGGTTCGTCGAGGCGAACAAGTGGGCGCTCGTGCTGCTGCTGGCGGCCATGTCCTGCATCGTGTTCGCGAACGTCTCTCTCCGTTTCCTGACAAACTTCTCCATCACCTGGTCCGAAGAAGTCGCCCGCTACCTGATGATATGGATGACGTTCATCGGGGCTGGCCTGGCCCTTCGCTTCGGCGGCCATGTGGCCATAAACAATTTTCAGGAGATGCTGCCGTTGCCAGCGCAACGGCTGACGCGCACGGTCGTCGCCATACTGCTGCTGGCCTTTTGCGTCGTCATGGTCTGGATGGGATACGATTACCTGTCGCGAATGCGCTTCCAGGTGACTCCCGCAACCCGGGTTTCCTTCAGCTACATCTATGCCGCAATGCCGATAGGCTTCATCCTGCTGATCGTGCATCTGCTGCTGGTCGCAAAGTCCTACGTGCTGGAGAGCCGCCTCGAAACGCTGGACGATCCGCAAGACGATGCGCTCCGCCTCGACTGA
- a CDS encoding TRAP transporter substrate-binding protein, with translation MNMFARSTAPAALALALAGLVWAAPASAQQEVKIGYALAAAPDSHYGVAAEKWQEVVEAETDGRYSFRHFPSSGLGGEREVIEGLQLGTVEATIVSSGTLSNFVPETGVFDIPFLFRDLAHARNVLDGPIGQDILAKFDDAGLVALAWGEQGFRHITNNRNPIASPEDVQGLKLRTMENPIHIAAFEALGAAPTPMAWPEVISALQQGTIDGQENPLSVITSAKLSEVQEYLTLSGHVYSPAMLLVSKQLWEQMTPEDQEAFRKGATEAVSAMRGFVDNVESAGVTKLKEAGMKVGELSAEQKAAFQEQLASAYEQYYQTYDKELIDQIIATK, from the coding sequence ATGAATATGTTTGCAAGGTCGACTGCACCCGCCGCTCTGGCGCTGGCGCTTGCAGGTCTGGTCTGGGCTGCGCCGGCATCCGCCCAGCAGGAGGTGAAGATCGGTTACGCCCTGGCCGCCGCGCCAGACTCGCACTACGGAGTCGCCGCGGAGAAGTGGCAGGAAGTGGTCGAGGCCGAGACGGACGGTCGCTACTCGTTCCGTCACTTCCCATCCTCCGGCCTCGGCGGTGAGCGCGAGGTGATCGAAGGACTTCAGCTCGGAACCGTGGAAGCGACGATCGTCTCATCCGGCACGCTCAGCAACTTCGTGCCGGAGACCGGTGTGTTCGACATTCCGTTCCTGTTCCGTGACCTCGCTCATGCGCGCAACGTACTCGATGGCCCGATCGGTCAGGACATCCTGGCCAAGTTCGACGATGCCGGCCTGGTCGCCCTCGCGTGGGGCGAGCAGGGCTTTCGTCACATCACGAACAACCGCAACCCGATCGCATCCCCGGAGGACGTCCAGGGCCTGAAGCTCCGGACGATGGAGAATCCGATTCACATCGCGGCGTTCGAGGCGCTGGGAGCGGCACCGACGCCGATGGCGTGGCCGGAAGTCATAAGTGCGCTGCAGCAGGGTACGATCGACGGGCAGGAAAACCCGCTTTCGGTGATCACCTCAGCCAAGCTGTCGGAAGTGCAGGAGTATCTCACACTTTCCGGGCACGTGTATTCGCCGGCCATGCTTCTGGTCTCCAAGCAATTGTGGGAGCAGATGACGCCAGAGGATCAGGAAGCCTTCCGCAAAGGCGCGACAGAGGCGGTAAGCGCGATGCGCGGCTTCGTGGACAACGTCGAAAGCGCCGGGGTTACCAAGCTCAAGGAAGCCGGCATGAAAGTCGGCGAGCTCTCGGCCGAGCAGAAGGCAGCGTTCCAGGAGCAACTGGCGAGCGCGTACGAGCAGTACTATCAGACGTACGACAAGGAACTGATCGACCAGATCATCGCCACAAAGTAG
- a CDS encoding aconitase X swivel domain-containing protein has translation MSPARGEVLVAGAAAGGPALVLSAPISFWGGVDPKTGTIADVRHPQHGESVAGRVLFLPGTIGSSSASAVLLELVHAGRAPAAIVLHEPDAILLLGLIVAGEMGWPAPPALRLDRTLHERFAGTTVAVSAEGALEAGT, from the coding sequence GTGAGCCCGGCGCGGGGCGAGGTGCTGGTGGCCGGCGCGGCGGCGGGCGGGCCGGCGCTGGTGCTTTCGGCGCCGATCAGCTTCTGGGGCGGGGTCGATCCGAAGACCGGAACCATCGCCGACGTGCGCCACCCGCAGCACGGCGAAAGCGTCGCCGGGCGCGTGCTCTTCCTGCCGGGCACGATCGGCTCGTCCTCGGCGTCGGCCGTGCTGCTCGAACTCGTCCACGCCGGCCGGGCGCCGGCGGCGATCGTCCTGCACGAGCCGGACGCGATCCTGCTGCTGGGCCTGATCGTGGCGGGCGAGATGGGCTGGCCGGCGCCGCCGGCGCTGCGGCTCGACCGGACGCTTCACGAGCGCTTTGCCGGGACGACGGTCGCCGTCAGTGCCGAGGGGGCGCTGGAGGCGGGCACTTAG
- a CDS encoding aconitase X, with translation MALQLTDEERAIAAGRDGDGASMAMRILAESARLIGATRLIPVRSAHIDGALYHGDSGTLFAEKLVAGGAKVAVRATLNVGALDLTGSCRVRLEGTEREMARRMMRAYRDLGCEPSWTCAPYQAGHRPEKGTDVAWGESNAVVFCNSVLGARTNRYGDFLDIACAITGRAPDNGLHRVENRRARIVFDVSALPPAFLASEIAWPVLGSLFGRMVGNAVGVVTGIAGHPGEDALKAFGAAAASTGAVGLFHIAGVTPEAPDLEAALGGQPPEQVIAVTPAMALDAQRRLSTAERADRIDAVAIGSPHLSPRELEALERLVAGRKLAVPLFACTGRHALDASGPERRVALERAGVVIVADTCVVVTPIMAEVAGGVLMTNSGKFAQYAPGNTGYAVLYASLADCVESAVAGRPVLRELDA, from the coding sequence GTGGCGCTGCAGCTCACCGACGAGGAGCGCGCGATCGCGGCCGGCCGGGATGGCGACGGCGCGTCGATGGCCATGCGCATCCTGGCCGAGAGCGCCCGGCTGATCGGCGCGACGCGGCTGATTCCGGTCCGGTCGGCCCATATCGACGGGGCGCTGTACCATGGCGATTCCGGGACCCTGTTCGCGGAAAAACTGGTGGCCGGCGGGGCGAAGGTTGCGGTGCGGGCGACGCTGAACGTCGGGGCGCTGGATCTCACCGGCAGCTGCCGCGTGCGGCTCGAAGGGACCGAGCGCGAGATGGCGCGGCGGATGATGCGGGCGTATCGCGACCTCGGCTGCGAACCCTCCTGGACCTGCGCGCCTTACCAGGCCGGGCATCGGCCGGAGAAGGGCACCGACGTCGCCTGGGGGGAATCCAACGCCGTCGTGTTCTGCAACTCCGTTCTCGGGGCGCGCACGAACCGGTACGGCGATTTTCTCGACATCGCCTGCGCGATCACGGGACGGGCGCCGGATAACGGGCTGCATCGGGTGGAGAACCGGCGGGCGAGGATCGTGTTCGATGTTTCGGCGCTACCCCCCGCGTTCCTCGCCTCGGAGATCGCGTGGCCGGTGTTGGGCAGTCTTTTCGGGCGCATGGTCGGGAACGCCGTAGGTGTCGTCACGGGGATTGCCGGCCACCCGGGCGAGGATGCGCTGAAGGCCTTCGGGGCGGCGGCGGCTTCGACGGGGGCGGTGGGGCTGTTCCATATCGCGGGCGTGACGCCGGAGGCGCCGGACCTCGAGGCGGCGCTGGGCGGGCAGCCACCGGAGCAGGTCATCGCGGTCACGCCGGCCATGGCGCTCGACGCGCAGCGGCGGCTGTCGACGGCTGAGAGGGCGGACAGGATCGACGCGGTGGCGATCGGCAGTCCGCATCTTTCGCCGCGCGAACTGGAGGCGCTGGAGCGGTTGGTGGCAGGCCGAAAGCTTGCCGTGCCGCTCTTCGCCTGCACCGGTCGGCACGCGCTCGACGCCTCCGGCCCCGAACGGCGCGTTGCACTCGAACGGGCGGGGGTGGTGATCGTGGCCGACACCTGCGTGGTGGTGACGCCGATCATGGCGGAGGTGGCGGGCGGCGTTTTGATGACGAATTCGGGAAAGTTCGCCCAATACGCGCCGGGCAATACCGGGTACGCGGTGCTCTACGCGTCGCTGGCCGACTGCGTGGAGAGCGCGGTGGCGGGGCGGCCGGTGCTGCGGGAGCTTGACGCGTGA
- a CDS encoding molybdopterin-synthase adenylyltransferase MoeB, which yields MNESRPDPLTPEELERYARHIVLPEIGGPGQQKLKRARVLVIGAGGLGAPVLEYLAAAGVGTLGIVDDDIVSVSNLQRQVIHDTRAVGKAKVDSAAETIGRINPHVAVERHHVRLDAGNAAELVSAYDLVIDGSDNFDTRYLVADACAAAGKPLVAAAVGRFDGSLTVLKPFENGPEGEPLPSYRDLFPEPPPAGLVPSCAEAGVLGALTGVMGTLQAMEAIKLIAGIGEPLIGRLLLYDALGARFDVMRYRARREAAE from the coding sequence ATGAACGAGAGCCGCCCTGACCCGCTGACGCCTGAGGAACTGGAGCGCTATGCGCGCCACATCGTGCTGCCGGAAATCGGCGGGCCGGGCCAGCAGAAGCTCAAGCGCGCCCGCGTGCTGGTGATCGGCGCCGGCGGCCTCGGCGCCCCGGTGCTGGAATATCTCGCCGCCGCCGGGGTCGGCACGCTCGGCATCGTCGACGACGACATCGTCTCGGTGTCCAACCTGCAAAGACAGGTGATCCACGACACCAGGGCGGTCGGCAAGGCCAAGGTCGACAGCGCGGCGGAGACCATCGGCCGGATCAATCCGCATGTGGCAGTAGAGCGGCATCATGTCCGTCTCGATGCCGGTAACGCCGCCGAGCTTGTCTCGGCCTACGATCTCGTCATCGACGGTTCGGACAATTTCGATACCCGCTATCTGGTCGCGGACGCCTGCGCGGCGGCGGGCAAGCCGCTGGTGGCGGCGGCGGTGGGGCGTTTCGACGGGTCGCTGACGGTGCTGAAGCCCTTCGAGAACGGGCCGGAGGGGGAGCCCCTGCCCTCGTATCGCGACCTCTTTCCCGAACCGCCCCCGGCGGGGCTGGTGCCCTCCTGCGCGGAAGCTGGCGTGCTCGGCGCGCTGACGGGCGTGATGGGGACGCTGCAGGCGATGGAGGCCATCAAGCTCATCGCCGGCATCGGCGAGCCGCTGATCGGCCGGCTGCTTCTCTACGACGCGCTCGGCGCGCGCTTCGACGTGATGCGCTACCGTGCCCGGCGCGAGGCGGCCGAGTAG